A single region of the Hyphomicrobiales bacterium genome encodes:
- a CDS encoding Transcriptional regulator with XRE-family HTH domain, with amino-acid sequence MKTIGERIRELRSALGVSQADLADKVGMTQTGIASIESGTVSRPRRIVEIARALGVSPEDLLDDDAAHQIKQARNAMLEASHFLTRDGEAIRDVTGRLVDTAHIKVIGEIAAGVWRDPKQADEVEYRHLPVLVDPLIPIGSQFAFVVRGESANRIAGDGDIAVCLDLGLPRSRLDDFDLVVFERQISEDGPIERTLRRFVQMGPNEAELRFDSDDPRYGQVISLAWPKAESGPQGGQIVANVEWIFRWPTKKVTINR; translated from the coding sequence ATGAAAACGATTGGCGAACGAATTCGGGAATTGCGCAGTGCCCTCGGCGTTTCGCAGGCAGACCTCGCGGACAAGGTCGGCATGACCCAAACGGGCATTGCCTCCATCGAGAGCGGGACGGTATCACGCCCCCGGCGCATCGTTGAGATCGCTAGGGCTCTCGGTGTTAGCCCGGAGGATCTTTTAGACGACGACGCGGCCCATCAAATCAAGCAAGCGCGCAATGCGATGTTGGAGGCATCCCACTTCCTCACTCGCGACGGCGAGGCGATCCGGGATGTAACAGGGCGCTTGGTGGACACTGCACATATCAAAGTGATCGGTGAAATTGCAGCTGGTGTATGGCGAGATCCCAAGCAGGCGGACGAGGTGGAATACAGGCATCTCCCCGTGCTGGTTGATCCGCTGATCCCCATCGGCTCGCAGTTCGCCTTCGTGGTTAGGGGGGAGTCCGCAAACAGGATCGCAGGCGATGGCGATATTGCCGTTTGCCTAGATTTAGGCCTTCCACGTAGCCGGCTCGATGACTTTGATCTCGTCGTGTTCGAGAGGCAAATTAGCGAGGATGGTCCCATAGAGAGGACGCTAAGGCGGTTTGTCCAGATGGGGCCGAATGAGGCTGAGCTGCGCTTCGATTCGGACGACCCCAGATACGGGCAAGTGATCTCGCTAGCCTGGCCGAAGGCCGAGTCTGGGCCGCAAGGCGGGCAGATAGTAGCGAATGTGGAGTGGATATTTCGGTGGCCAACGAAAAAAGTAACGATTAATCGTTGA
- a CDS encoding hypothetical protein (Evidence 5 : Unknown function), whose product MIPSRSRWRQCPFGSCRPCPRGLPAKRRGHCAIPEFVRQSFSSPTSNLYVDNDHHQFFGCIGKSNRCKSIFMVNDHLHRACEIVGGQTALADILGVRQSTLHYWLNRSKRGVPAHYVLPIEAATYGAVSRHQLRPDIYPDRVNRKAARQFYRIGDHPGGAS is encoded by the coding sequence GTGATACCGTCCCGCTCTCGATGGAGGCAATGCCCGTTTGGGTCATGCCGACCTTGTCCGCGAGGTCTGCCTGCGAAACGCCGAGGGCACTGCGCAATTCCCGAATTCGTTCGCCAATCGTTTTCATCCCCCACCTCTAACCTGTATGTGGATAACGATCATCATCAATTTTTCGGTTGCATAGGCAAGTCGAATCGTTGTAAATCGATATTTATGGTGAACGACCATCTCCACCGGGCCTGTGAAATCGTTGGGGGCCAGACAGCTCTGGCAGACATTCTCGGCGTCCGGCAATCCACTCTGCACTACTGGCTGAACCGCTCAAAGCGAGGCGTGCCAGCGCATTACGTGCTGCCCATCGAGGCGGCTACCTATGGCGCCGTGTCGCGGCATCAGCTGCGCCCGGACATCTACCCTGACCGCGTCAACCGAAAGGCGGCGCGTCAATTTTACCGAATTGGCGATCATCCAGGAGGCGCATCATGA
- a CDS encoding hypothetical protein (Evidence 5 : Unknown function), which translates to MSVSPPNRIAAFRETAGLTQGQLGEKVGAHWVTISRLERGDMRLTLDWMARIAPALGVCPADLIDEPGRAARHAREGEFITLGDAMNAAIAKAAGTWASDPNISDSERARREILTLRWQIEQLQARIVERERIIFTYEDEINDRRARAWVEGIEAVPTSIHHSPR; encoded by the coding sequence ATGAGCGTGTCGCCTCCTAACCGCATCGCCGCCTTTCGGGAGACCGCTGGGCTTACCCAAGGCCAACTTGGCGAAAAGGTCGGTGCCCATTGGGTAACGATCTCTAGGCTAGAGCGTGGGGACATGCGGCTCACCCTCGATTGGATGGCCCGCATCGCGCCCGCGCTTGGCGTATGCCCCGCAGATCTTATCGATGAACCGGGTCGCGCCGCGCGCCACGCGCGTGAGGGCGAGTTCATCACCCTTGGCGATGCCATGAACGCCGCGATCGCGAAGGCGGCCGGGACATGGGCCTCCGATCCGAACATCAGCGATTCCGAACGTGCGCGCCGCGAGATCCTGACGCTTCGATGGCAGATCGAGCAGCTTCAGGCCCGCATCGTCGAGCGTGAGCGGATCATCTTCACCTACGAAGACGAGATCAACGACCGCCGCGCCCGCGCGTGGGTCGAAGGCATCGAGGCGGTGCCAACGTCAATCCATCACTCCCCGCGCTGA
- a CDS encoding hypothetical protein (Evidence 5 : Unknown function), producing the protein MSKYRKIDPRIWNDAKFRSLSDNGKLVFFMVLTHPSMTALGAMRATMGGLAEEIGWRPEAFREAFAEASSKGMLEHDGKAHLVALPNFIKYNPPESPNVVKAWVGALDHLPECELKSKVIQRSVAFARGLSKGFAEALPEEFAKTMPYQEQEQEQEPEQEKKKEIPLRGSAVAPLDLSTDAGIFAYGKSVLGKSAGGVINKLVKHCDRDLRTVASYLMQASEKENAMEWVQGVLRHTERPKTPDHILIPDDIYRGVL; encoded by the coding sequence TTGAGCAAATATCGCAAGATAGATCCGCGCATTTGGAATGACGCAAAGTTCCGCTCCCTTTCGGACAATGGAAAGCTCGTCTTCTTCATGGTCCTTACTCACCCGAGCATGACTGCGCTAGGGGCCATGCGTGCGACAATGGGAGGCTTGGCGGAAGAAATTGGTTGGAGACCGGAAGCCTTTCGGGAAGCCTTCGCCGAAGCATCATCAAAGGGTATGCTGGAGCATGACGGGAAGGCCCATTTGGTCGCACTGCCTAACTTCATCAAGTATAACCCGCCCGAATCCCCCAATGTGGTCAAAGCTTGGGTCGGAGCACTTGATCACCTGCCTGAATGCGAGCTGAAATCCAAGGTTATTCAACGGTCTGTAGCCTTCGCGCGAGGCTTATCGAAAGGCTTCGCGGAAGCCTTACCGGAAGAGTTCGCGAAGACTATGCCTTATCAGGAACAGGAACAGGAGCAGGAACCAGAGCAGGAAAAGAAGAAAGAAATACCCCTTCGGGGGAGCGCTGTCGCGCCCCTGGATCTTTCAACAGATGCCGGCATCTTCGCCTACGGCAAATCCGTGTTGGGCAAATCGGCCGGCGGCGTCATCAACAAGCTGGTCAAGCACTGCGACCGCGACTTGCGCACCGTCGCGAGCTACCTGATGCAGGCATCCGAAAAAGAGAACGCCATGGAGTGGGTGCAGGGCGTCTTGCGCCACACCGAGCGACCAAAAACGCCTGATCACATCCTGATCCCCGATGACATCTATCGGGGTGTGCTCTGA
- a CDS encoding DNA primase, giving the protein MDITQVKRMLADRAQAVAEYLLPNGKKEGSEWRAGSVAGEAGQSLGVHLSGGKAGVWADFGSGESGDLIDLWVATRGLPLAEALDDARRWLGVARPEPYRDPKPSYTRPPKPKCTAPANRVLDYLREERNIPAEVIEAYRVGENGDDIIFPFLLPGGELALAKARKAEAGAKPKPTAANCEPVLFGWQAISETAREIIIAEGEIDALSWAAYGYPGMSVPFGGGKGAKQKWIENEFDRLERFERIYISMDMDQVGEEAAEEIASRLGRHRCFRIQLPRKDCNDCLMEGVPKADIDKAVKSASSLDPEGLKRAIDYTDSVIHLFWPASEEAIGYDLPYGKLFGKLNFRPAEVTLWTGSSGAGKSQVLSDSMVHWVNQGSRVCLSSLEMKPEQTLKRMCKQTGGEDRPVASQIQKIMTWLDRGLLIYDRVGKAGVEPLLEVFDYARAKYGCDQFVIDSLMRLGISGDDYNGQEKAMFLMVDWAISRNVHLHLVAHSRKADKDRGVPETEDVKGAMEIGANAFNIVTVWRNRKLEDEIRGAKTELERIEKKKVPGVILNVAKQRNGDFEGKVGLWFNQENYRYRSSFDNSDFSRFYPLDEREHEAA; this is encoded by the coding sequence ATGGACATCACCCAAGTCAAGCGGATGCTCGCGGACCGTGCTCAGGCCGTGGCGGAATACCTGCTGCCGAACGGCAAGAAGGAAGGTTCGGAATGGCGTGCCGGGTCGGTAGCTGGCGAGGCTGGCCAGAGCCTTGGCGTCCATCTTTCGGGTGGCAAGGCCGGGGTCTGGGCTGATTTCGGTTCGGGGGAAAGCGGTGATCTGATCGATCTATGGGTTGCCACACGCGGCCTGCCTCTCGCGGAAGCGCTCGACGACGCGAGGCGCTGGCTCGGTGTCGCCCGTCCCGAGCCCTACCGCGATCCGAAACCGTCCTATACCCGGCCGCCCAAGCCGAAGTGCACCGCCCCGGCAAACCGCGTGCTCGACTATCTCCGCGAGGAAAGGAACATCCCGGCGGAAGTCATCGAGGCCTACAGGGTCGGTGAGAACGGGGACGATATCATCTTCCCGTTCCTCCTGCCGGGTGGTGAGCTTGCCTTGGCCAAGGCGCGGAAGGCGGAAGCGGGAGCGAAGCCCAAGCCGACAGCGGCCAACTGCGAGCCGGTGCTGTTCGGCTGGCAGGCGATCTCTGAAACAGCCCGCGAGATCATCATCGCTGAAGGCGAGATCGACGCTCTGTCGTGGGCTGCATACGGATATCCCGGCATGTCCGTGCCGTTCGGCGGTGGCAAGGGCGCGAAGCAAAAATGGATCGAGAACGAGTTTGATCGGCTGGAGCGATTCGAGCGGATCTATATTTCCATGGACATGGATCAGGTCGGCGAAGAGGCGGCCGAAGAGATCGCCAGCCGGCTCGGTCGCCATCGATGCTTCCGGATCCAGCTGCCGCGCAAGGATTGCAACGACTGCCTGATGGAGGGCGTGCCCAAGGCGGACATTGACAAGGCGGTGAAGTCGGCATCGAGCCTGGACCCCGAAGGCCTGAAGCGCGCCATCGACTACACGGACAGCGTCATCCACCTATTCTGGCCAGCGTCGGAAGAGGCGATCGGATACGATCTCCCTTACGGCAAGCTATTCGGCAAACTCAATTTCCGCCCTGCCGAGGTCACGCTGTGGACGGGATCGAGCGGCGCCGGCAAGAGCCAGGTGTTGTCTGACAGCATGGTCCATTGGGTCAATCAGGGCAGCCGCGTGTGCCTGTCGTCGCTGGAGATGAAGCCCGAACAGACCCTGAAGCGCATGTGCAAGCAGACGGGTGGAGAAGACCGGCCGGTGGCCAGTCAGATCCAGAAGATCATGACATGGCTCGATCGAGGCTTGCTGATCTATGACCGTGTTGGCAAGGCCGGTGTCGAGCCGCTGCTTGAGGTGTTCGACTATGCCCGGGCCAAGTACGGTTGCGATCAGTTCGTCATCGACAGCCTGATGCGGCTCGGCATCTCAGGCGACGACTACAACGGGCAGGAAAAGGCCATGTTCCTGATGGTCGATTGGGCCATCTCCCGGAATGTCCACCTCCACCTCGTCGCACACTCGCGCAAGGCTGATAAGGACCGCGGCGTCCCGGAAACCGAAGACGTCAAGGGCGCGATGGAGATCGGCGCCAACGCCTTCAACATCGTCACCGTCTGGCGAAACCGGAAGCTTGAAGACGAGATCCGGGGAGCCAAGACCGAACTTGAGCGGATCGAAAAGAAGAAGGTCCCCGGCGTCATCCTGAACGTGGCGAAGCAGCGCAACGGGGACTTCGAAGGCAAGGTCGGGCTCTGGTTCAACCAGGAGAACTACCGATACCGCTCGTCGTTCGACAACAGCGATTTCAGCCGGTTCTACCCGCTAGACGAGCGGGAGCATGAGGCAGCGTGA